The Glycine soja cultivar W05 chromosome 9, ASM419377v2, whole genome shotgun sequence sequence ttaatttttgggttCGGTGGGTTCACCATTACTATTTTGAGTGATGTGTAAAATTACAATACttcctcatcagattcagttttaataaagaaaatcatttaaataagAGACTTTATTATCTCTAAAGAGCTAAGTACGGAAGATGCCAAAAAGAAGATTCAATCTTGGAGCACCAATGAATAATTGTTTGTTGACAAAGTTtatgaatacattagaggtgtcaATCCTACTGTTAGTTGTTGATGTTCTGTTATATGGAACCCAGCAATcccctaagatgtctttcattTTATGACTTGCTAAAAGGAACCGGTTTACTCTTGACAAAACTGTTTTTTTGAACAAGGGGTTCTCTCtgccctttatgttcaaatgaggcCGAGTCAAATGTTCATTTGTCATTTTCTTGCCGGAAATCTCTTCAAGTTTGAGCTCACATTCATGATTTGGCTCCTTTCCGCATGCGTTTCACTTCTTTCCAGTgcattactgactctttaattaggggTAGATCCACATCAAGGAAAATTTCGTTTGTCcagtaatataatttaatattagatTTAATATCAACCACCActttattgttgtatcattttagatttaatataatttatatttttcccaaaaaaaaaatattttatttatgacagGAAAATTTCGTTTGTCtggtaatataatttaatattagatTTAATATCAACCACCActttattgttgtatcattttagatttaatataatttatatttttcccaaaaaaaattattttaattttaattaagcgagTAGCTaggaagagttttttttttcaccagcttatatgaaattaaattattttttttgaacaaatatgaaattaaattattcacaCTTGCCTCTTCCAACTCCAACTCAACTTCAAATATAAttgtcctttttttaaaaaaatcacttactTCCTAATATGAGTGTTTAACCcgcttttttattaaataatttttatagattctattttatgtttatttagtgcgagtcttaatttatttttattattttagaaagttaatttttttttcattacatgAAATAAAAGGACGCCTGGAATGAGTAAATAAGACAGTTAAAtaacattttgttattttaaatatttataattctcattctttaaatttaacttggatttcaattttttaatcttttaattggtGGTTAAGTGTTtgaattctaatttaattttggatttcgcagttaaataaaaatgaaatgaattaaGTCTAATACTATTATTGGATCGGGCTAGTGGTATGTTCATATGGCGGTTGGAGTTTGGAAGAAAGATTACGTAAATGAATTTAGTGAACAGTTGAACTATTATATAAAGTGTTGGCTTTTCAATTGCAAAAAATCCATAATCCAAGATAAGGAGAAACTGCGAAAATGGCATCGGAGTCAGGTCAAAGTCCCAATCCTTCTTGGTTTACGCCCAAAAGGTCCTTCTTCTCCTCATTAACCTACCTTtgcattttttatcttttcgaAATTCGAAATAATAGTACATGATTGATTCACTATGTTACAAAGTAAATTCAGAGTAATATATGATTGATTCACTATTTTGCAATTCACAAGTGTTTTTTGTCCTTGGTGCTTCAACGAACTACACCAGgctagttaattaattaatacatgTTATGTGATGTGATGATTTCAGGCTTCTTATGATATTTTGTCTCATTAACATGCTAAACTATGTGGATCGAGGAGCTATAGCCAGTAACGGTGTCAATGGAAGTCTTGCAACTTGCACTGACTCTGGAATTTGTACAGGTGGCAGTGGAATTCAGTAAGCCCTGCTTCTGCTAAACCCTCTTTTTATTATTGGTTGTTGTTGTCATCTTATTGTAGCCATATTTCAGGGGGGATTTTAACTTGAACAATTTTCAAGATGGAGTTCTGTCATCTGCATTTATGGTTGGACTTCTAATTGCTTCCCCAATATTTGCTTCTCTGGCCAAAAGGTGAATTGCTTCGTGTTGTGGTAGCTTCTTCCTGCTTCTCTCACAATTCGTGCTTCCCCTTTCATTGGATGGTCATCTaatgcattttcatgtttgcaGTCACAATCCATTCCGGCTTATTGGTGTTGGATTGTCTGTTTGGACTTTAGCGATAGCTGGATGTGGTAGTTCGTTCGATTTTTGGTCTATTGCAATATGCCGAATGTAAGTGAATGTTTTGGTACTTTCAACTTTTCAAAGCCTTAATACTTTACCGGTTTCATGCCATATTTTGATTTGAGATTGACAGCAGTTTTTTTGCAGGCTAGTTGGTGTAGGTGAGGCTTCCTTCATAAGTCTTGCCGCACCATTTATAGATGACAATGCCCCTGATGCACAGGTTTGATCTATTTCTTCATTCCCTTCATAATTAGTTGAAACTGTTTCTCCATGAATACAGAGTTGCAGCtttaatagtattttatttatgacaGAAAACAGCATGGCTTGCTACATTTTACATGTGTATACCAGCTGGGACTGCTCTGGGCTATGTTTATGGTGGAATTGTAAGACTACATACTTGAATAATCTAGCCGTGTTAAGATgacttttcttgtttcttttgtttgatGGTGTGGACTCATGGCTTTTGATTATACTTGTTAATTGTTTTGTGTCATGTCCTTGGACTGCTATATACAAATTATGTCTTAAGAATTATTGTgacttttatttgtttaaggttgagtttggtttttatttatttatgtattggGGGATAAAAAAAGGAATATTTTATGGTCACTCATAGTCACATTCATTTTAACACAAGGGAGAAGAAAGACATCTGGAACCCTCgtagaaaaaaagttgaattgTGAAGCGTTGATTATGTTTTGACTTCTGCAGGAGAACTAATAATTTACATCATCCATATTCTCCAATCAATTAGCCATATTTTCtggaaaactttttttatattgttttaccCCTATCTAAGGTACTTGCAAGCTTAACACTTGTGCTCGGCTTTAATATGTATTTCACTAGTGGGCACTTGTCGATGGTACCATATCTTGAATATCGTTCTGTGATACTGTTAAAATTAATCATCTTCAAGTTTTCAAATAATGTGTAGGTTGGAAGCCAATTTAACTGGCGTGTTGCATTTTGGGTTGAGGCAATTTTGATGCTTCCTTTTCCCATTTTGGGTTTTGTAATAAAGCCTTTGCAATTGAAAGGTGACCATTTTCTTCTGTTTGATGTGTTCCAGAAtagccttaatttttttttaatccctgTCATAGTAATGCACTATTTGACTTTTAATGTAGGTTTTGCACCCTTGGAATCCAAACAAACACTAACATATACTGAAACAAATGTTTCAGAAACTGGAGGTATTTCTGAATCTTTTGTTTATTACTTTGGTAATCtattttcttatgattttttttgaggaaatatattttcttatgatattttttcaatttattgggAAAAATATTATCTTTCAATATTATTTTCGTAATATCACCTAGCTTTGGAGAAGATTCAAAGACTGGACAAATTtcttaaagagaaagaaaatttgaaagaCAACAACAATGCTAATGAATAGAAGAGACTAGGATAGTAGAATAGCATCTTATATATCTTTTGAACTTGTTAACTTTATCCATTTTTTAATGCTATTTGTCATTTTCAAGGAAGAGGCCTTGTGTGCTATGCTGTCATCCATAGTAGGATAATTGTATGCCAATGTTTTTAGTATTTAGAactttttcttacttcccacttCCCATTATAGCTTTGTTTGCCATAGCCCATATGTAAAGAATGATTGCATTTTTTGTATAGTACTAAATAATTTCTATGCTCAAAGTTAGAGGTTTCCCTTATAGATGATGACACGCTTGCTGAAGATCAAGCCTTGCTCAAAGGATCCAAGTGAGTGTCACTATTGTCTTTGATTTTCTGGATGTTGAAGTTCTTCTCTTTTTGGTACTTGTTGTTTAGTTTGTCTTTGTTTCCTACTTCTGATGCCAAGCTGAAGAAAACCCAAAATCTAAGTTTGAAATTGCTATTATGTACATTAAAGAGgtcaagaaaaataaagttaGACAGAATTCATTGTacttctttgtttatttaatctGCTGGGAATAGTTCATATCCTTAAATGGAAATGTTTTCAGTTCATGCAATGCAGTTCTGGCACTATTACAGATTGATAGCCTTGTCAGGAGTCAGGAGTCAGGAGTCAGGAGTCAGGTAGACTGACAATGATAGAATATAGACAGACAGAGACAAAAACACACCCACACATAGGCTACACATAATGGCATACTGGAAAGGGGATTCCTGTACTTGTTGTCatgtttccttttctaaatCCCAATGCTTTGTTCATAATATAActgaaaaagagagaagaaaattatCGTTACATATTTATTACACCGACTCTTACTTTTAaggaatttttgttttaaacttatatatatatatatatatatatatatatatattatggatATTATGGTTAGAAGTCAGTTTTACGCTCACATAATGGATAGTACCCCTTCTAAAGTTCTTGTACATTtgagattcccttgatgattaCAGTCAGAAGAGATCGCTAAAGTTGTTTGCTTCTCCTGATCTCTGACATGAGTAGAAGATTACTTTTCTCCTTTATGATTGTCAGGTCAACATCCAAATTGTGGAATCAGTTCACCATCTTCTCCAAAGATATGCAGGAGCTCTTGCATGACCAAGTGTATGTTATAAATGTTCTAGGTACTTCTTTTCCCTACCTGCAGATAAATACTATTCTTTCATTTGTTTCCTGAGCATTGGAACATTATTTATGATAGTTTTGTTGATCATAATGCCCAATAAATTGAATGAATTTCAGTTTTCAGAATTTGATATTTCatatttgtattttcaattCCGAACTATGGTATTTGTTTCTTTACATAAGAATTTAAACATTGCCAGGGTACATAGCATACAATTTTGTCATTGGAGCTTACTCATACTGGGGCCCAAAGGCAGGATACAGCATTTACCATATGGTATTCTCATATACTACCTAATAATTTTATGACTTCTGCCTCATATTAAATGTTGggaaaatatttcaaaaggccttactttaaatgaatttattgaagatttggtttttgaaagagCTCTGTGGAGTTGATTGATCAACCTCACCTATTGGGACAAGacttggttgttgttgtttattCACATTATTTGTGTGTTACAGTCACTTTAGTACAAGTCTGGTATTGACCTTGGGCCTAGTCCTTTTTgacagcattttttttttgacagaataaTGCTGACTTGTTATTTGGAGGCATTACAATTGTTTGTGGTATTGTTGGGACATTAGCTGGAGGCTTGTTTCTTGACAGGATATCTTCAACCATCTCTAATGCTTTCAAGGTAAACTTGGTTGATTTCCATTTACATATAGTGTGAAATGAGTCAGATGACGCATTTCTTGACTGGAAAACCTATACTTACAAAGATATTGGATTCCTTGGATTTGAAAGAAACCTTGACCTAGGTGCAAGAGATTCAATTTCATCAGCAATATAAATAGACTAGAATGTTGATGGTTATTACTTATTAGTTACACAGGCACGGACTAAATGTCTAAATCTATGCAGAGAATATATAATACATGATTGCGCAAATTTCATGCAACAGTTTCAGTTTTTACTTTTACCATGTACCCGAGTCTTTTGGCAGTTGGCACCCACTTTGCTTagacataaatattaaaataggaGCAAAGATCATTTGCAAATTTGTATTCCTGTTTTCTGTATAGACAAGTTCCAAGTTTCTGTAACTGTCATGAGAACTTCTATATTATTGATCAATACTGTAACTCTATAGAAGCGGTTAAGAGTTTTGTAGTTCTGCGTGTCCCAGTCTTCTTTTCCATTGTCTTGAACTTTACTCTTTTCTGCCTTTGTTGGGGTCACTCTACTCTTCATGATATTTTTATGATGTTATTTCACTTCTTTGGGTTCCATTGTTGCCACTGCAGCTTCTTTCTGGAGCAACATTTCTTGGTGCAATCTTCTGCTTGATCGCTTTCCTTTTCAAGAGCTTGTCTGGTTTCATAGTCTTCTTCTCTATGGGTGAACTACTGATTTTTGTCACTCAGGTAATTTTATGAATCACTCGGAAGATTAAATTTTCACTTTCTTAAAAGTAGGGGGGTGGCAATTCAATCAATTTATTGACTAACCATCCAAATATTAATCTAAGCAAGTCCTccaattatgaaaataaaatttaatggatTGGATCACCATTTGTTATTGGATAGATAATGAACCATCCAACATATTTTTGCAATCTATTGGATCAAGTAGTCCAAAATTCATTGGTTGGACATAAGTATTTAAGGGAAGAGCTCTGGACTCTAGGGTTTGGGTGCAAGAATGTGTATACATCTCAATTAATATCAGTCCAGTATTTCATTCTCTTTTTATCTCTCTTCTTCTATACTTAAACCCCATAATTTCAACAGAAAATGGAAACTAAATATTTCTCAAACCAAACATCCTAATTGATTCAATATGACATTTCCAAATTTCCTTTATTGGGACAATGTTTTGAGAGAACTCTGATCATTTAATGTTAATCTACCGATTATTTTCTTGGATTATATTCTTACGTTATTAAtatagtttcaatttttttggagTCATTGGTTTAATATTTGGTTGATGATATGGTACTATTTTTGCAGGCTCCTGTAAATTATGTTTCTCTCCGTTGTGTAAAACCTAGTTTGAGGCCACTGTCTATGGCTATATCTACTGTTTCAATCCATGTCTTTGGTGATGTGCCTTCCTCACCACTTGTTGGGGTCCTGCAGGTAACACCTAAGATTTCCATGATGTTTTGGTTACTTTTATAACTGGATATTATAGATAACAATCAGTTAACAGAAATTTTATTAGATGATTATTTGCTCCTAAAGTGTAGTGTGCTAGTGAAGTTCATCTTACCCACTGTGGCCTTTTTTAGTAAGCTGGCTATGATCTGTTATCAAacataagtttttctttttcttttgacgTTTGTATTATCAATCAACTTGAGATTCTGGGAGAAAATATTTGAGACTGTGATCGAAAATGCTTGAGTGAAACGAGCACTCAGCAGAATACTATTTATACACAGGCTAATTATATAGATAATAATTTCAAAAGACAATTTACAAGATAAAACAACGTGCTAATAATTTATAATCCTATTTTCTATGTTACAATGCATCTAGCCTTCTTGGTAAGTgggataataattaaattatgcaaTTCCCAACAAATCACAAGAAAGTTGTAGGATACATGTTGACTtggttttatttcttataacacTGTTCTTTCTAACTGTCATAAGACTAAGTGCATTTACCCTTTCCAGACTTCACATGGTGGGAACCTCCTGCATTGGGTCTCCCTTTGTTCTGTCTAGCTGCCCCTCTTTCTACTTATGTGTTGATGTGAATGGGTTTCTAGTGTTATTTTGTTAGAAGACAACCAGTATGCCATTTGATTGTCTATTACAAAAATGTAGCGAGAACAACACTAATTTCTGTTTTGTATTTTGATGCAGCCATTGTCCAGATTTGCTGACTATATATTTTTGGCATATTTAGCCTTTTTCCTGCATTTGTTTGTTTAGTTTAAAGCATTATTTTGACTCTAAGCAACTTGGTTTTCCTGGGCAGGATCATATCAATGACTGGAGGAAAACAGCACTTTGTTTAACAtccattttctttcttgctgCTGTAATATGGTTCATAGGTAAGTGGTATGCTGCTTTAgttgtaattttctatttttaattcttccaGATTTGCATTTAGGTTAGAATAGTTTAGGAATTTCTTCAGAACACATGAAGAAAACATAAATGTTGTGCATGTGTTCGAGTTCTTCTACATGTTTATTTGTCTACTTATCTTttctaattgaaaataaaatgataatattcaGTAGGATGCTGCAGAAAATTCTCAACTACAATGACTAGTCCTCTAGATTCTCAAGAACCAGTTGAATTAACAACTCCTTTCCTTTTAGCATATGggaaattaaaaatcatgaatGAAAATTTTTGCTACTCTTTGATGATGTCATTCTGTAATTAACCTGAAGTGTGAACTGTGTTAAACTTAATTAGCATGTTGCGGTAGAGATCAAAGATGATGTGCTGACATTTGTAGCAAAATAACCTATAGAGTGTGAGTGTTGTGGTCGATACTGTTGCAGTGTTTTTGGATATATAGATTTGTATTTGATTGATGATGACTGAGAATTGTTAGTTGACGGCCTACACAATTAACTATTTAACAATAACATCAGGAGAACTGCTATAAATCGcttgaagagaaagaaagatatgCTGTTGCAAGTTGAATATAGATGCTCTGTAGTTTATTAATCCTATTAAATGTTGCAGGAATCTTTTTGAAAAGTGATGTatatgacaaagatgatgaggAGCAATCTGCCACAACTAGAGGAGGAAAACTGACGCCATTGCTTGACGGCAGCAGTGACACTACATCCAGTCAAGTttaattcttttcaaattttattactaTAACTATGCTTCAAGTGTATATTAACTTCTAGTGTGAAGAGGGTAAAAGTCGGTAGCATACTAGCATCTTTACTACTACTACCAGTCATGTGGAAAATGGTGGACGGTGGTTTGATACTATGTTGGATATGTATATCATATATGCACATGTGGGGCTGATCACAAGTGGTATGACAAtcctcttgaaaaaaaaaattgaaaaatgatattgGATTTTACGATATGTTTGGAAGAGTCTGCTGATTCTTCCACCGCTCAATTTGTTGTTATatgtaaatttgtaattatCAAGTCTGTCTTTGAAAAAGAAACTAGCAACGGATACTTTATGTTGGGAATGCGTACTTTCCCAAAGCATGTTTCGTGTTTTTATGCAGTGCCTCTAAAATTTTAAGGTGagtatctatattttttataaagggtatattttttttagtgccCACAAATTTTaggtaattttattatttatcaatttttaaactTCTACTACTTCTAATAATTATTCATTACTCTCgtgttgttagttttttttttaacttttaaatctttttttatttttatttttatttaaaatatgtaaagaGGCATGGAGTATCTCTCTCTTCCTAGTTCTTGATAATGGAGACAATAGCGAGAGACTGGAACAAATTGGATCGAAAATGGAATTTGTTACAGAGATTTTGGCTTAAGAACTTAGGCTAGAGAATTTGGCTTGGAGTATTCTTTGGAACGATACTTTATTAAGTTTTGagcttacattttttttacagaaagtCATTAAGATTCTTTACAGAAAATTGCcattacatttttaatatactATACTGCTGGAATAGGAGTTCAAAACTTTAATTTCACAGCTTTCAATTTCTTAATGCAGagttctttacttctttttaccACAAATGATATCAACTATAGACAGAAAGAATAAGatgataaaataatgaaaacaggAAATTGCGAAAAGACTGAGAAGAAGAAACCAATTTGAAGACTATTATAAAAAAGTGTGATGTGATacacaaattctaaatatgcTATGAGATTTGTATTACCATTCTAAAAtctatatacaaattaaattaaacatttttttataaaaaaaaggatgtCTAAGACTTGAGGTGGAGATGGATTGCTCGAAACTCTGTTATGGTAGAGATAGGATGATGTACTCCTTAAACTTTCTTAGAAGCTCTTACTTTTTCTTCTGTTCTTACCTTTTTCCATAATAACCATTATCATTGTATTATTTGT is a genomic window containing:
- the LOC114368948 gene encoding probable sphingolipid transporter spinster homolog 2 isoform X1, with amino-acid sequence MASESGQSPNPSWFTPKRLLMIFCLINMLNYVDRGAIASNGVNGSLATCTDSGICTGGSGIQGDFNLNNFQDGVLSSAFMVGLLIASPIFASLAKSHNPFRLIGVGLSVWTLAIAGCGSSFDFWSIAICRMLVGVGEASFISLAAPFIDDNAPDAQKTAWLATFYMCIPAGTALGYVYGGIVGSQFNWRVAFWVEAILMLPFPILGFVIKPLQLKGFAPLESKQTLTYTETNVSETGEVSLIDDDTLAEDQALLKGSKSTSKLWNQFTIFSKDMQELLHDQVYVINVLGYIAYNFVIGAYSYWGPKAGYSIYHMNNADLLFGGITIVCGIVGTLAGGLFLDRISSTISNAFKLLSGATFLGAIFCLIAFLFKSLSGFIVFFSMGELLIFVTQAPVNYVSLRCVKPSLRPLSMAISTVSIHVFGDVPSSPLVGVLQDHINDWRKTALCLTSIFFLAAVIWFIGIFLKSDVYDKDDEEQSATTRGGKLTPLLDGSSDTTSSQV
- the LOC114368948 gene encoding probable sphingolipid transporter spinster homolog 2 isoform X2, which translates into the protein MASESGQSPNPSWFTPKRLLMIFCLINMLNYVDRGAIASNGVNGSLATCTDSGICTGGSGIQGDFNLNNFQDGVLSSAFMVGLLIASPIFASLAKSHNPFRLIGVGLSVWTLAIAGCGSSFDFWSIAICRMLVGVGEASFISLAAPFIDDNAPDAQKTAWLATFYMCIPAGTALGYVYGGIVGSQFNWRVAFWVEAILMLPFPILGFVIKPLQLKGFAPLESKQTLTYTETNVSETGDDDTLAEDQALLKGSKSTSKLWNQFTIFSKDMQELLHDQVYVINVLGYIAYNFVIGAYSYWGPKAGYSIYHMNNADLLFGGITIVCGIVGTLAGGLFLDRISSTISNAFKLLSGATFLGAIFCLIAFLFKSLSGFIVFFSMGELLIFVTQAPVNYVSLRCVKPSLRPLSMAISTVSIHVFGDVPSSPLVGVLQDHINDWRKTALCLTSIFFLAAVIWFIGIFLKSDVYDKDDEEQSATTRGGKLTPLLDGSSDTTSSQV